The proteins below are encoded in one region of Verrucomicrobia bacterium CG1_02_43_26:
- a CDS encoding HicB family protein has protein sequence MRLVLQVEQEVDGRWLAEIAELPGVMAYGQTPNEARAKAQALALRVIADRLEHGEESPDLQNITFAAA, from the coding sequence ATGAGATTGGTTCTACAAGTTGAACAAGAAGTTGATGGGCGATGGTTAGCTGAAATCGCTGAACTTCCCGGTGTAATGGCTTACGGACAGACGCCAAATGAGGCAAGGGCAAAGGCTCAAGCACTTGCTTTGCGCGTTATAGCTGATCGCCTCGAACACGGCGAAGAAAGCCCAGATTTACAAAACATTACCTTTGCGGCCGCATAA
- a CDS encoding transcriptional regulator: MNLKEYRKATKTLDVSIGESVRIIRELQGLSQNELSSLTKIPQSTISAIENDRVNLGVERAKALARALKCHPAVLLFPGWDVNEESVA; encoded by the coding sequence ATGAATCTCAAGGAATATCGTAAAGCGACGAAGACTCTTGATGTCTCAATTGGTGAATCTGTACGTATTATCCGAGAACTTCAAGGTCTAAGTCAAAATGAACTCTCAAGCTTGACAAAGATCCCCCAGTCAACAATTTCTGCAATAGAGAACGATCGAGTAAATCTTGGAGTTGAGCGTGCAAAGGCTCTTGCTCGCGCTCTAAAGTGTCATCCTGCAGTGTTATTGTTTCCAGGTTGGGATGTCAACGAAGAGTCCGTGGCCTAA
- a CDS encoding addiction module toxin: MWEIYEHRRVAKEMEQLPIQVLKRYEKWKDIVRITGPEGLRLIKGFHDEALHGEHKGHRASRLGYQYRLIYKVVSQEVIVLVIDITAHDYRRR; the protein is encoded by the coding sequence ATGTGGGAAATTTATGAGCACCGGCGCGTTGCTAAAGAGATGGAACAATTACCTATTCAGGTCCTCAAACGTTATGAAAAATGGAAAGATATTGTAAGAATAACGGGACCGGAGGGGCTCAGACTCATCAAGGGATTCCATGATGAAGCTTTACATGGTGAACATAAAGGACATCGAGCTTCTAGATTGGGATACCAGTATCGGCTGATTTATAAAGTGGTTTCTCAAGAAGTTATTGTCTTAGTGATTGATATAACTGCTCACGACTATCGAAGGAGGTAA